One window from the genome of Bacillus weihaiensis encodes:
- the atpF gene encoding F0F1 ATP synthase subunit B, translating to MLTFDLALGAATGGLNTGDIIFQLVMFLVLLALLKKYALGPVMNIMKQREEHIANEINSSEERNKEAQKLVEEQRELLKQARVEAQSLVENAKKLGEQQKEDIIQAARSEAGRLKDSALKEIEQQKDQAVAALREQVASLSVMIASKVIEKELNEQEQEKLINDYINEVGEGR from the coding sequence GATCTTGCATTAGGTGCTGCTACAGGCGGCCTAAATACAGGTGATATTATATTTCAGCTTGTTATGTTTCTTGTCCTATTAGCATTATTAAAGAAATATGCGTTAGGACCAGTTATGAACATAATGAAGCAACGTGAAGAACATATTGCTAATGAAATTAACAGTTCAGAAGAACGAAATAAAGAAGCACAAAAGCTAGTTGAAGAACAGCGTGAGCTTTTAAAACAAGCACGTGTTGAGGCACAAAGCTTAGTTGAGAATGCGAAAAAGCTTGGTGAGCAACAAAAAGAAGACATCATCCAAGCAGCTCGCTCTGAAGCAGGACGTCTTAAAGACTCTGCACTTAAAGAAATCGAGCAACAAAAGGATCAAGCTGTTGCAGCATTACGCGAGCAGGTTGCGTCTCTATCTGTTATGATCGCATCTAAAGTTATCGAAAAAGAGTTGAATGAACAAGAGCAAGAGAAATTGATCAATGACTACATTAATGAGGTAGGCGAAGGTCGATGA
- a CDS encoding F0F1 ATP synthase subunit delta: protein MSKGIVAKRYAVALFQLAKEKNSVDQIESELLVVKEVFTSNKELAEVLNHPKIKNETKKSLIKEAFTGLSEAVVNTLFLLVDRHRSDVVSGMVEHFVEKANESRGTEDAIVYSVRHLSETELSSISASFAKKIGKHSLRLQNIVDPSLIGGVKLRIGNRIYDGSVSGKLERIERQLVANRL, encoded by the coding sequence ATGAGCAAAGGAATCGTTGCAAAACGTTATGCGGTAGCTCTTTTTCAACTTGCAAAAGAAAAAAACTCGGTTGATCAAATCGAATCAGAATTACTTGTTGTAAAGGAAGTCTTTACATCAAATAAAGAACTAGCAGAAGTTCTAAACCATCCTAAAATTAAAAATGAAACGAAAAAATCGCTAATTAAAGAAGCGTTTACAGGTCTTTCAGAGGCTGTTGTTAACACATTGTTCTTATTAGTAGATCGTCATCGTTCAGACGTAGTTTCAGGCATGGTAGAGCATTTTGTTGAAAAAGCAAATGAAAGTCGTGGGACAGAAGATGCGATTGTATACTCTGTTCGTCACCTATCAGAAACAGAATTATCTTCTATTTCTGCTTCTTTTGCTAAGAAAATCGGTAAACATTCATTACGCCTACAAAATATTGTAGATCCAAGCTTAATTGGTGGAGTAAAACTACGAATTGGCAATCGTATTTATGATGGTAGCGTTAGTGGAAAGCTTGAACGTATAGAGCGACAATTAGTCGCGAATAGATTGTAG